TTTCAAtgtggtatatatatatatatatcacacaCATTGAACTATTTGCAGTTCTGCTTTACGGAGACCACTCACGCTGAGCAACTAAAGGAGACTACAGTCATGGGTTAAAAAAGCCTACATTACAGGAAGAATCAGATAAAAGGCCTAGAATTCATTGAACTCATATCACCCTTGCATTTCAGGCctgagatttaaactaagatcttctAAAGAGAAATTATGTagctgtttcagtcaaaccttgaaaataacattatgcgtGATCTCGCTCAGTATTACAGGATCTCATTCAGTCTATTGGTTCctaaagtatgtgttagggatcagGATAAGTTTCACCTACTACCAcgacaaattttagctcagtagctgtaaaattgactgagtgatagccatttttgtgtttgctaaggttgatcagctgtggcagccatcttatatctggttgactctaaaatgtcatcaattgtagatgtacatccaatgtttATTTGTGgagtgtttcactaaaatctatccagtggttaatgagatattttgctaacagacacacagcgacacaggcaaaaatgttattgcccacctttcacctTAATAGCGGaatagatgtgtttttgtttgttttttttatttctcagtatGAAGTCTGTTTACCATATAACTGCAGTGTGTTTAGGGTGGTGTGATTTGAAACATGTCCACTCATCTTGCTAGACTCAACCTCTGCACCCTGAGCTGCTGCCTATTAGTTATGCAGAACAACATGGCCAGAAGACATGTTGATGCCAAATCAAATGTGAAGAGTTGGATTTTCGATCATGCATGCagaatttcctcttttttaatttttctcccATCTCTTCAGGCAGCCCATCAGCACACCAAAGAAAGTATTTACATCTGATGCTAACATTCTGACCGATCCGATCACATCTGGACACCACTGAGTGTCACGTCATACCTGTTATTATGACACATGATAGGAACTAATAGGAGCATAACAGAACTACAAAATATTATACAAACccattatccatccatccatccatccatccatccatccatccatccatccatccatccatccattcatccatccatccatccatccatccatccattcatccatccatccatccatccatccatccatccatccattcatccatccatccatccatcaatccatccattttctttcacttatccggggtcaggtcgtgggggtagcagcctaagcagggagacccagacttccctctccccagccacttgggccagctcctccagaggaatcccaaggcgttcccaggccagccgagaaacatagtccctctaTCTCTTCCCCGATCTGGAGAAGGCAAAGCCATTATCATTTTGATGTAATGGGACTGAtcaatgatgacatcatcattatgtgatgtcatcactggtGAGAACTGAGCcgaggccatagggtcattaagAAACTGTAGGAGCTGAACCATGAGCCCAATCAccaccaaaatatttttatttttttgtgacaacctcaatattttctgaaaatttcatctaaATCACTTCATTAGTTTTTGAGTCATCTCAtgcacagacaaataaacaaaaacatttacctcCTAGGGGGAGGTCTGATATACAGAAAGGTGTCGAGGCAGCTATTGGCCAAAAGTAACGtggaatttccttcagtaataACTCAAGCTGACAAAGTGCTGGTGTTTTGATGTATGACCTGTATAAGAAGTGCAAAGAGAgaaccaaaatcaaaagaaacgttaaagctgctgccagtttatcattagggtcaccatggtaaccacacacctgtgtctgtcactcccagACAGCACTCTTGAGCCTTCCGTGACCTCCGGGTCTAATTGACCCAAGGGCTTCGCTACCTGTCTtcgtctctttgtctctctctctctcttcagggcttcaggagggttaaaggaCAGGCAGAAGAAACATGGAACAAAAATTAAGTGTCAAACAGTCAGAGTGAAAACTACAAGTCAAATTTGTAAAAATCCTGAACTGTAAGTAACAGAAGGCTCTGATGCTCACAGACGTCATTACTTacgtttctacagtgttttatggaAGTTCCTGTTTCGAAGAACAAATTCTGAGCTCGGATACAGTGGAGGTCAATGAGAGTTTAGGTGTGTGACGACTTGAGATAAAAACCTTAAGTCCTAGAGCAGTGAGAGACACGATGGGTGAAAGAATATGAAAATACCTACATTTTGTTCTACGAACTGTTTAGTAAGCGTAACATTTGGGGAAATAAGAGTTTGTATAATTTAGGAAAATTTAGACAGCTTGAAGATGAGGGCGTGTAACATCGTCATGCTCCACGCTGAACATTCAGTGGTAAAATTTGtaaatcataaaacataaactgtgattgtgtaaaaaaataaaataaagaaacaccaTATCAGACATTTAAAGTCTAACTTTCTGGAACCAgattaaactctgaatgatgtttttactgcaaagtctgagctgtagagctccaaaggGGGCTGTGGTTTGCTCTTGTGTTTCAACAAAATCTCATTGTTGTCTATGGGAAATCTTTTACCACTGTATCTGGTCGACCTGCGTCGGTGTTGAAAGCTGTGGGAGGACCATTGAATCAAAGATTTTGTTGAAAGTGGAAGAACACCTTGGAATAGTAATGGCTGCTTCGGTGCATGTGCGATGAAAGCCTTAATTATCTGTTAGTTAACAGCAGGAGTTTTAGAGTGAGAAAGCATCATGCAAATCTGAAGGACGGAGTCAAATTATGCAGGATCTCATGTGATATAATGAGAATATTATtggaagggtgtgtgtgtgtgtgtgtgtgtgggggggggagacTCACAGCTACCACACATCATTTAAcgcaatatttgtaaaatggtTAGAGTTTgagccattcttgtgttggctATTGTCAAACAGCTGAGGCGGCCaacttgaaatgggttgactccaaatggtaatgaACTGTAGATGTGCAGGCACTGAtcactttttgagagtttcattgaaatttgtgctgtggttcatgagacgttttgctaacagacagacattgtTGAGtctaacagttaatggcaaaattttaggCAAAGGTGTTGCTGATTGCATACCACTCAAAATATATGTTGGGCATAACTCCCAACTACTTCCACACCAAttttaagctcagtatctgtaaaactggcagaattgtagccatttttgtatttcctgagATCAGTTCGGTGTGGCAGTCATCATGAACTGGTTTGACTcgaaaatttaatcagttgtagatgctcatccaatgtatgttttttaaaagtttcattgaaatccatccaatggttaatgagatattttgctaacaaacacagatttgacttcaatagttaataacaaagttttaataacagatcttgtttgatttgttaacttttagaatatgtgtttggaatcagtctcagttactaccacaccaaatttgagctcagtatctgtaaaatgtgttatcactttctgagagtttcgttcaAATCCATggactggttcatgagatcatttgttaacagacaaacaatgcaCGCaagcacacacgcacacacagggcaaaaacattaaaccatAATTTGTCTAAATTTCCAACCTGGAGTGGATGATTGTTACTGTCCCCATCAATGTGATCATCCACTTCATTCTGTGTCTGCATGAAAGTGCAGGTTAACGTGTaacttgttctttttgttgGTAGTTTTCTGGGTTACTCAGTGTTCATGCAGTGGAACTTGCTGTGAGAGACAGAGTGTCCCATGCTAAGTGTCCTAACACGTGTTGAGATACTAGATCGACATGGTGGGACAAAGACCTGGAATGGAGACGAACGGTACCGCTACTAGCTCCCGTCTGTCGGACACTTTGCTGGACGATGAGAAGACCGCAGCGGCCCTGCTGCTGTCGGGAGTCTTCCTGGCCATGGTGGGTGTCACCTTCACCGCCATGGGCTGGCAGCACTACCAAACGAACACCAACTTCCAGTGGACTCAGCTGCTGGGCCCCATCCTGATCTCAGTCGGAGGAACCTTCATGTTCACCAGCATCTGCAAGTTCAGGTTAATCTTTTGCTGTGGACAGCAGGAGGACGAGGGCGTGTTTGTCATACCGGTGAGGGAGCAAGTCTCCAGAGGACATCCCGTTGTGGTTCATGGCAGGAATCCACCGGTCATGTTGCAGGGAGCCGCAACCATGCTCTGCATTCCACCTGCTTATAGCTTCATCACCCAGGAGGTGCAGCAACCAAATGAGCTCCATCCTGGCCTTCCTCCGTATGATGGTGTCCACGGTGTGGACATGGTTACGGCAGAGGACAGCAGAGCTCACAGCTCACAGACGGACCAGAGAAGAAGCCGGTAATGTTAGGTTctctgtttatttagttttgtttggactttgcaTTTTGGATCCTTGAattctgtattattattattattattattattattccatggTTTCTTTTGTTAGTTCAGTCTCCTGTTTTATcacagttctgtttattttcagtcttctagttttactttattattccCTGTGTGTTCTTAGTGTTAGGTGTAGTCTTCTCCTTTGTATTTCTAGTTTTCCCCTTGctcatgtttcctgtttccttgtgtgctcttcctcctctcctgtgTCCTCTCTCCCCTCACCTGTGTCTTGTCAGTAATCAGCCCTGGTCCTTTGTCTCCCTCTTGTATTTAAGCAGTTCTTTTCCGTCCCTCTATgctggtttgtctgttttgttaccCTGTTCATGTTTAGACTTTGTCGCGTTGTCAAGTCCATTTTTGAGTTCCTTGTATTTTGTTAATTCATCTTTGGATTTAATCAATCACCACGTTGCTGTCATGCATTTGGGTCCTTCTCCCACGCCTATCATGACAGCTAAGAAAGAGTGCTTTCATGACAAACAATCTTCTGACAAAAAGAGATAACTGAAGCATTAAGAAATGGCAAAGTTatgtctgttttaattaaatcttgAAAACACTTTTATAGGAACCCAGTCCCTTTTGGGCTTCAGCTTCTGAGTTCCTGTCAAATGTCTTTTACAGTTGAtggctggggatgactcttggctactaacacaccagattttagctcagtacctgtaaaacagactgagttatCATCTTTTCTGTGTTGGTTCAGGTAAATtagccatggcagccatcttaaatgtcAGTAACTTCTTGAGAGGTGCTCCAAACAAGCCATTCAGTAAACTCTGTAATGAAGAACATGAAGGGATAAGACTCCAAACACGGTGactcagaaaaaacaacagtgtcTTACATGGAAAGAAATTGGTCTCATTTAGTTTGAACTTAGCGGTATTTACAGGCACAAGagaaggtgaaaaaaaaccaagaacATGATCTTCTTTAAATCAGGGGACTGAGTGTTCTTATGCAAGAAAgctctcagtttgtttttaatgcagcactGTTCATTGCTTGGCTCACTGTGTTTTAGGCCATTATTCCCCTCTAAAATATTGTCTCAATGATGCTCAACATATTCTGTTCTAAAACCTAGTATTTGTCAGCTCCTTCAGTGTTGCTGTAGGCCTCTCTGACCAGTTTCTGGCTCGTCTTTTCACCACTTTTGAAGGAACATTCAGTTCTCCGTAATTTCATTATTGTTCCATACTTTCTCCAATTCATGAGGACTGCCTTCACTGTGTTCCATTCATTATTTAATACTGAGGAAATGTTTTGTAACTTTCTCCTGGTGGATTTCTTTTGACAATGAAATCATTTTGATGCTTTGTGAGTCTCTGTGAACCTTGGATTATGTCTGGATGGGAACATGTGTTGTTGTAAAACCTGCAGACTTTTCTGCTTTGATGgttcctttccagatgtgtaagctgctcatggcagagacactaatgcacccccataccatcagagaggcaggctcttgaactgtgtgctgataacaggctggattgtccctctcctctttagtatagCAGACATGGTGTTCatagtttccaaaaagaatttaaaattttgatttgtctgaccacagaacagttttccacttcgcctcagtccatcttaaatGGGCTTTGGCTCAAAGGAGATagcagcatttctggatggtgttcacatctggctttttctttgtaagatagagctttaaacagcatttgtggatgtcacaacaaactgtgtttacagagagTGATCTGTAGAAGTGTTCCTGaatccatgcagtgatgtccagaacagaatcagacctgtttttaatgcagagctgcctgaggacctgaagatcacaaacatccagttctgactttcagtcttgtcctttgagctcagagatttctccagattcatGAATCTTTTGAGGATATTATGAATTGTAGATAATGAGATAGTCAACGTTTTCCAAATTTCCCATTGAAGAACATTCTTTTGAAATTGGTCCATTATTTTTAGGCACAATTCTTCtatggtgaacctctgcccatctttactttttagggactcagcttctctaaaatgctctttttaaacccagtcctctcactgacctgctgccagTTGACCTGATTTGTtgctaaatgctcctccagctgtttcgtATTcctaccacttacttttacagccctTTGTTGCCTCTGTAACATGTTCAACTTTTTGAAACAtgttactttctttttcccaaaaCACGGGAAAATTTtcttacaaaacaaatgatttgcaaatcatttcattctgtttttattttcatattataAAACTGCCCAACCTTTGTTGAAATTGGGGCTGTAATTACAGTTCCTCAGTGGTTACATAAAACAAGTCGTCATGGGTTTGGGGTCAGTTGAGGCTAAAATCACTGGcacttattaaaataaaaaccctgctGGGATTGAACATTGtatcacaaatgtttttatatgtgctttattaaaaccaaagtttttttgAAACAGAATTTGAGTCATATTCCCACCTGTTTTTTGCACCAAAAGCTAAGgcgtattttatttttttcagctaatTGCAGgatctaatttatttaaaactcagtCAGACGTGCTGCTATAAACACAAAGCTGCATTCCAAGTTCTCactgtcttttattgtttttagacaATTGCTCCCAGCAGGTTTCCAGGAAAGCATTTCACTTTAATCCAAACAGACGGCAGGAATAATACAGTTAACCTGCCGTGACTATAAACCGCTGCCCTGATCACATGAACACACACCGACTCTCATTCCTGTTGGCTCCAGTCCTGACCTGTTTCACTGTTTTGTCTGCAgaacacagaagacagaaagtGACAGGGGACGTCCGGACGAGGGCAGCTGTTCTCATCCACCTGCATATGAAGAGCTCTTCCCTTCCTgccacaaacacaatcacaaatGAAAATGgacttttatcttgttttaacaaaaagcaacaaatgggCCTAGCTTTCtctaaaggaatgcatgtcaccttccacctttcatgctaTTATTCAAAAATAAGAGAAATGATGGCATTAGGGTAGtagtagatatacatccagtttctgaaagtttcattcaaatctatgACTTTGTGagataagttttaaaaacaaattgtgccTGATTGGTTGGTGCTCAAGGTACATGTTGGAAATAGCGCTCTGCTACTACATCACCAAATAttacctcaatatttgtaaattttgctgagttatagttatttcAATGTTGACTaaggtagattagctgtggtagccatcttgaatggagttgattccaaaagatTATCAATTGCAGAGGTTCATCTGCCTGTTACTTTGtgggagtttcattgaaattagTCTGCTggttattatatattatatattatatttagccaatagacaaacacacgcacacagacactcaCCTTTGGTGATGGGCGATAAGAATGAAGGTGATTCTGTGTGATGCTTcatatgttttaaattaaacctaGAATATTTGTGGTGTTTCCGTTtacagcagcacaaaaaaaggTTCTGGTTTAATTTTTGTGATGTGAAGCTGCCACACTCCACCGACCTCGAGCCTTACAGACCCACTAAAACTGTCAGAGAAGATGCAAACGTTTAGGAAATCTcttgatgtttaaaaaaggagaatttaAGTGTTCATGTCACTCGCAGTCATCAGAAACCTaattagaaaatattaaatacaaCTTTGTAAAGTAAAATCCACTCAGAATGAAGAaaagtttgatatttttgtgaCTGTGGGACATTTTGTACCCCAGCTatgttttcagaataaataaaagtgacagagagCCACAGGGGGGCAGAAACACAAGGAAATCTGCCTCTGTTCACTCAGGACCACAAAacgaataataataataataacttttgAAGCACCAAATAGTTTTATACATCtcaaatttttataaaatgctTTTGCTTACTTTATTTGTTGCATGTCACTGCTCTGCTTTctcagttttattagtttgattttaaagttgttgtttttttcatcaggatgtgttctttcttttttgaatcTCTGTCTGGATGTAATCTTCCCCAgccctttttttattcagttttttacGCTTCTAAGTTATGAAGGAATTAATCGGCGATCATAGCGAAAGCCAAGTTCCACCCAGATCCTCTTAGCAGCAGAGACCGAAATCAGCTGTGAGTTTAATTAGACTGGGACAGAAGGCCAtcatttaacaggaaaaaaaaacccaaaacatctTTTGCAGATCTATGTTTTTATAGAACTGTAAAATTTGTCCTGGGCATTTAACAAGCCAAAAGACCTTCGTgtgaaaaactgttaaaataaaaaaaaactcatttaaactgTTGAACTGCTAAAAACTTTGACTTGAAGGAGGAAagtgaaaaattataaaacgatagatagatagatagatagatagatagatagatagatagatagatagatagatagatagatagatagatagatagatagatagatagatagatagatagatagatagatagatagatagatagatagatagatagatagatagatagatagatagatagagccCAGTAAAACACACCTGGGTGACATTACTTCATCGTTCCAGAGAACTGGCGACAGTTTCTGCAACTGTTACTGGACGTGCTGAACGGCAACAGATATTTCTAGATTTGACCCGGAAAGTCCTCCTGGCATGAAGGCTAAAATCATCAGTAGTCTTGTAGTTAATAATGAAGGTTTGGTGATGATGAGTGGATCTTATTCAAGGTTCACAAACAGCTGATTGATTTGACAAAGTCTGTTGACTTGTAGTGGGTTAAACCACTACAGGacaacaggtgtgtgttttctgtctctctgcaggATGAGCTGTCCGGTGGTGCAGtggacccccccacccccacccccacgcCGCCAACATGCAGCTCAACATTTACGGACGGATTTGGAAACAACATCTAAGATTTGCTTTCTGAAATCCCAAAATACCAAAAGGGTCAGATAATCTCGGCAGAGCATGTGGCCGTGACTTGTCCTGGATGCCGATTAGACAGAGGCTCGTACGTTTGCCTCGTCCTAGGGCCGTAAACTCGCCAACGGGGGGGAGGGGGTTTGGTCTCTGCAGCTCACTAACGACGCTAAAGTTGGCATTCGGGCTGTAACCTGAGCTCATTGTGTGCAAAGAAATCTCTGATAATTCAAACAAGAGGATTTGGTTTGACCCACAGAAAGCTGCAGGAAGTGGAAAATCAGGCACAGTTATTAAAACATATCGGCTTATAGTGATTTAATACCAGAGTTGAATGATTTtataaagccttaaattttagtaatttcagttaaaaaa
Above is a genomic segment from Kryptolebias marmoratus isolate JLee-2015 linkage group LG14, ASM164957v2, whole genome shotgun sequence containing:
- the tmem174 gene encoding transmembrane protein 174, translated to MVGQRPGMETNGTATSSRLSDTLLDDEKTAAALLLSGVFLAMVGVTFTAMGWQHYQTNTNFQWTQLLGPILISVGGTFMFTSICKFRLIFCCGQQEDEGVFVIPVREQVSRGHPVVVHGRNPPVMLQGAATMLCIPPAYSFITQEVQQPNELHPGLPPYDGVHGVDMVTAEDSRAHSSQTDQRRSRTQKTESDRGRPDEGSCSHPPAYEELFPSCHKHNHK